A single genomic interval of Amycolatopsis albispora harbors:
- a CDS encoding carbohydrate ABC transporter permease, whose protein sequence is MTATATAPPVADTPARAPKRRRPRRTGRLVAEIITVVVAGIVAFPLYWMVLSALKPAGEIQSANPRPWTFSPSFDSFERVLTSAGLGRYFVNSVIVAVVVVALSMLLSFLAAVALTRFRFKGRTVLLVMLLVAQMVPIEALTIPLFFLMRSVGDVAPAFGLNELGSLVLVHLAFTLPFAIWMLRGFVAAVPAELEEAATVDGASRFRFTWQILFPLVAPGLVATSVLSFIHAWNDFLFAKTFIISDTSNQTLPLGILVFFKPEENDWGAIMAGSTLMTIPVLVFFLLVQRKLVSGMAGAVKG, encoded by the coding sequence ATGACGGCGACGGCGACCGCGCCGCCGGTGGCGGACACCCCGGCACGCGCCCCGAAACGGCGGCGGCCCCGCCGCACCGGCAGGCTGGTCGCGGAGATCATCACCGTGGTGGTGGCCGGGATCGTGGCCTTCCCGCTGTACTGGATGGTGCTCTCGGCGCTCAAGCCGGCCGGTGAGATCCAGTCGGCGAACCCGCGGCCGTGGACCTTCTCCCCCAGTTTCGACAGCTTCGAGCGGGTGCTGACCTCGGCGGGGCTGGGCCGGTACTTCGTCAACAGCGTGATCGTCGCGGTGGTGGTGGTCGCGCTGTCGATGCTGTTGTCCTTCCTGGCCGCGGTGGCGCTGACCCGGTTCCGGTTCAAGGGCCGCACGGTGCTGCTGGTGATGCTGCTGGTGGCGCAGATGGTGCCGATCGAGGCGCTGACCATTCCGCTGTTCTTCCTGATGCGCTCGGTCGGTGACGTGGCACCGGCGTTCGGGCTGAACGAGCTGGGCTCGCTGGTGCTGGTGCACCTGGCCTTCACCCTGCCGTTCGCGATCTGGATGCTGCGGGGGTTCGTCGCCGCGGTGCCCGCCGAGCTGGAGGAGGCGGCGACCGTGGACGGCGCCAGCCGGTTCCGGTTCACCTGGCAGATCCTGTTCCCGCTGGTGGCGCCGGGCCTGGTGGCGACCAGCGTGCTGTCGTTCATCCACGCCTGGAACGACTTCCTGTTCGCCAAGACCTTCATCATCTCCGACACCAGCAACCAGACGCTGCCGCTGGGCATCCTGGTGTTCTTCAAGCCGGAGGAAAACGATTGGGGCGCGATCATGGCCGGTTCCACGCTGATGACCATTCCGGTGCTGGTCTTCTTCCTGCTGGTGCAGCGGAAGCTGGTCTCGGGCATGGCGGGGGCGGTGAAGGGATGA
- a CDS encoding LCP family protein, giving the protein MNEEQLIRQAIADEAAQAAPAEEVLAGLRNRRPRRPVLPVAVAGLAAAAAVVATVVAVRPYADPAAPVAAAPTATDVLLVGADEGGRADAIVLTRLGADGVVRGVSLPRDIGAGESTLGQTFATRGIDGLTAAVEELTGVRPAHHAVVDMAGFARLSDAVGGVEVCLRNATSDPRSGAAFPAGTQTLSGERALAFVRQRMGLPNGDLDRTARQRAFLGSLVGKLSQSTMDKAELVKLVQGDVRTDPGWDVAEFATRVRAAGDLAVVPAEEVQVEGGRSLLVADAAETKSFVDGVLGGGRPGGPGGPAAGPSCVD; this is encoded by the coding sequence ATGAACGAGGAACAGCTGATCCGCCAGGCGATCGCCGACGAGGCGGCGCAGGCGGCCCCGGCCGAAGAGGTGCTGGCCGGGCTGCGCAACCGCCGGCCGCGCCGCCCGGTGCTGCCGGTGGCGGTGGCCGGGCTGGCGGCCGCCGCGGCGGTGGTGGCGACCGTGGTGGCGGTGCGGCCGTACGCCGATCCGGCCGCTCCGGTGGCCGCCGCACCCACCGCGACCGACGTGCTGCTGGTCGGCGCGGACGAAGGCGGGCGTGCCGACGCGATCGTGCTGACCAGGCTCGGCGCGGACGGGGTGGTGCGCGGGGTTTCGCTGCCGCGTGACATCGGGGCCGGCGAGTCGACGCTGGGCCAGACCTTCGCCACCCGCGGCATCGACGGCCTCACCGCCGCGGTGGAGGAGCTGACCGGGGTGCGGCCGGCCCACCACGCCGTCGTCGACATGGCGGGGTTCGCCCGGCTGAGCGACGCCGTCGGCGGGGTCGAGGTCTGCTTGCGGAACGCGACCAGCGATCCGCGCTCCGGCGCGGCGTTCCCGGCCGGTACGCAAACGCTTTCAGGGGAGCGGGCGCTGGCTTTCGTGCGTCAGCGGATGGGGCTGCCCAACGGCGACCTCGACCGCACCGCCCGGCAGCGCGCCTTCCTGGGCAGCCTGGTCGGCAAGCTGTCGCAGTCCACTATGGACAAAGCGGAGCTGGTGAAACTGGTGCAGGGCGACGTGCGGACCGATCCCGGCTGGGACGTGGCGGAGTTCGCCACGCGGGTGCGGGCCGCCGGCGACCTGGCGGTGGTTCCCGCCGAGGAGGTCCAGGTGGAGGGGGGCAGGTCGCTGCTGGTCGCCGATGCCGCCGAAACGAAGTCCTTTGTGGACGGAGTGCTGGGCGGTGGGCGGCCGGGCGGCCCTGGCGGCCCGGCCGCGGGCCCGTCCTGCGTGGACTGA
- a CDS encoding SRPBCC family protein, translated as MRLNDYRFRDTWLVGAPVRPVFATLVDLGAYPQWWPDVRSVRQVDDHTAELVCRARLPYALTITMTRAEENERDGRLRVDLHGDLVGTLGCLLSAQDGATRLDITQHVVAEKPLLRWLSPVAAPVFRANHALMMRRGRRGLVQRLGAHAGK; from the coding sequence GTGCGGCTGAACGACTACCGGTTCCGCGACACCTGGCTGGTCGGGGCCCCGGTCCGCCCGGTGTTCGCCACCCTGGTCGATCTCGGTGCCTATCCCCAGTGGTGGCCCGACGTGCGGTCGGTGCGGCAGGTGGACGACCACACCGCGGAGCTGGTGTGCCGCGCGCGGCTGCCCTACGCGCTGACGATCACCATGACCAGGGCCGAGGAGAACGAGCGCGACGGCAGGCTGCGCGTCGACCTGCACGGTGATCTGGTGGGCACGCTCGGCTGCCTGCTCTCCGCGCAGGACGGCGCCACGCGGCTGGACATCACCCAGCACGTGGTGGCGGAAAAACCGCTGCTGCGGTGGCTGTCGCCGGTGGCGGCCCCGGTGTTCCGGGCCAACCACGCGCTGATGATGCGCCGCGGCAGGCGAGGGCTGGTGCAACGGTTGGGCGCGCACGCCGGAAAGTGA
- a CDS encoding ATP-binding protein has protein sequence MSNRWSLARQLLLVQVVLVAALVGGGVTLAYVDAERATEDRATEEVTTVAVTVADSPSVRTAVLGPDPSAELQPFAERVRADTGVDFITIMDTGGIRYTHPNPALIGQPFVGNTAAALRGEVLTETYTGTLGPSKRVVVPVTAEPGRVIALVSVGITVSTISAELRERVVTVLAVAGLVLAVGLAGSLLVAARLKRQTRGVAPAELSAMFDYHEAVLHAVREGLVLIDSRGVIALINDGARTLLGLPEDVQGTPVAETGLPEELVAALLSGEPRSDEIHVTDTGVLLLSAQPVRSRERSLGSVVTIRDHTELQTLTGELDTVRGFAESLRSQAHESANRLHTVVSLVEMGQPEEAVRFATAELEVAQQLTDQVVGAVSEPVLAALLLGKAAEASERGAELTLTPDTAMDAGTGGVDTRDLVTILGNLVDNAIDAAIAGAGNGRPTVSVTVRQEDGELLLRVADTGPGIDPESAEQVFRRGWSSKPADGPAGRGLGLALVGQAVRRHGGTIEVSRDVGAVFTVRLPQRGER, from the coding sequence GTGTCGAACCGGTGGAGCCTCGCGCGTCAGCTCCTGCTCGTGCAGGTGGTGCTGGTGGCGGCGCTGGTCGGTGGCGGGGTGACACTGGCCTATGTGGACGCCGAGCGCGCCACCGAGGACCGCGCGACCGAGGAGGTCACCACGGTGGCGGTCACCGTGGCGGACTCGCCGAGCGTGCGGACCGCGGTGCTGGGCCCGGATCCGAGCGCGGAGCTGCAGCCGTTCGCCGAGCGGGTGCGCGCGGACACCGGGGTCGACTTCATCACGATCATGGACACCGGCGGCATCCGCTACACCCACCCGAACCCGGCGCTGATCGGGCAGCCGTTCGTCGGCAACACCGCGGCCGCGCTGCGGGGCGAGGTGCTCACCGAGACCTACACCGGCACGCTGGGGCCGTCCAAGCGCGTGGTGGTGCCGGTGACCGCCGAGCCGGGGCGGGTGATCGCGCTGGTCAGCGTCGGCATCACGGTCAGCACGATCAGCGCGGAACTGCGTGAGCGGGTGGTCACCGTGCTCGCGGTGGCCGGGCTGGTGCTGGCGGTCGGGCTCGCGGGCAGCCTGCTGGTGGCCGCGCGGCTGAAGCGGCAGACGCGCGGGGTGGCGCCCGCCGAGCTGAGCGCGATGTTCGACTACCACGAGGCGGTGCTGCACGCCGTGCGCGAGGGCCTGGTGCTGATCGACTCGCGCGGGGTCATCGCGTTGATCAACGACGGCGCGCGGACGCTGCTCGGCCTGCCGGAGGACGTGCAGGGCACGCCGGTCGCCGAGACCGGGCTGCCGGAGGAACTGGTCGCGGCGCTGCTGTCCGGGGAACCGCGGTCGGACGAGATCCACGTGACCGACACCGGGGTGCTGCTGCTCAGCGCGCAGCCGGTGCGCTCGCGTGAACGGTCGCTCGGCAGCGTGGTGACCATTCGCGACCACACCGAGCTGCAGACGCTGACCGGCGAGCTGGACACCGTGCGCGGGTTCGCCGAATCGCTGCGGTCGCAGGCACACGAGTCGGCGAACCGGCTGCACACGGTGGTTTCGCTGGTGGAGATGGGCCAGCCGGAGGAGGCGGTGCGGTTCGCCACGGCCGAGCTGGAGGTCGCGCAGCAGCTCACCGACCAGGTGGTCGGCGCGGTGTCGGAGCCGGTGCTCGCCGCGCTGCTGCTGGGCAAGGCCGCCGAGGCGAGCGAGCGCGGTGCCGAGCTGACGCTCACCCCGGACACCGCGATGGACGCGGGCACCGGCGGGGTGGACACGCGTGATCTGGTGACCATTCTCGGCAACCTGGTGGACAACGCGATCGACGCCGCGATCGCCGGAGCCGGGAACGGCAGGCCCACGGTTTCGGTCACCGTGCGCCAGGAGGACGGGGAACTGCTGTTGCGCGTGGCCGACACCGGTCCGGGAATCGATCCGGAGAGCGCCGAGCAGGTGTTCCGGCGGGGCTGGTCGAGCAAGCCGGCCGACGGGCCCGCCGGGCGCGGGCTCGGGCTCGCGCTGGTCGGCCAGGCGGTGCGCCGCCACGGCGGCACGATCGAGGTCTCGCGTGACGTCGGCGCGGTGTTCACCGTGCGCCTGCCCCAGCGGGGTGAGCGGTGA
- a CDS encoding cation:dicarboxylate symporter family transporter, translating into MHYLYLAVIAAVVLGVIVGFAAPDVAKELKPLGTGFVNLIKMMISPIIFCTIVLGIGSVAKAASVGKVGLMAIVYFLAMSTFALGIGLVVGNILHPGEGLSLSPEAAAKAQQQAEGSEGTVDFLLGIIPESLVSAFTEGSVLQTLLVALLAGFALQKMGRAGEPVLRGIEHIQRLVFRILAMIMWAAPVGAFGAIAAVVGETGWDALKSLAVIMLGFYATCLLFVFVVLGSVLWFGARVNLFSLLRYLGREFLLIVSTSSSESALPRLIAKMEHLGVSKPVVGITVPTGYSFNLDGTAIYLTMATLFIATAQGSPLPVSEQISLLVFMIIASKGAAGVSGAGIATLAGGLQSHRPELVDGVGFILGIDRFMSEARAVTNFAGNAVATVLIGSWTKEFDRGQARRVFDGQDPFNEATLVDDHKPAGGDEATPRREPAAVN; encoded by the coding sequence ATGCACTACCTCTATCTCGCGGTGATCGCCGCCGTCGTGCTCGGCGTGATCGTCGGCTTCGCCGCCCCGGACGTGGCCAAGGAGCTCAAGCCGCTCGGCACCGGGTTCGTGAACCTGATCAAGATGATGATCTCGCCGATCATCTTCTGCACCATCGTGCTCGGCATCGGCTCGGTGGCCAAGGCCGCCAGCGTGGGCAAGGTCGGCCTGATGGCCATCGTCTACTTCCTCGCGATGTCCACCTTCGCGCTGGGCATCGGCCTGGTGGTCGGGAACATCCTGCACCCCGGTGAGGGCTTGAGCCTGTCGCCGGAGGCCGCCGCGAAGGCGCAGCAGCAGGCGGAGGGCTCCGAGGGCACCGTCGACTTCCTGCTCGGCATCATCCCGGAGAGCCTGGTCTCGGCGTTCACCGAAGGCTCGGTGCTGCAGACCCTGCTGGTCGCGCTGCTCGCCGGGTTCGCGCTGCAGAAGATGGGCCGCGCCGGTGAGCCGGTGCTGCGGGGCATCGAGCACATCCAGCGGCTGGTCTTCCGCATCCTGGCGATGATCATGTGGGCCGCGCCGGTCGGCGCGTTCGGCGCGATCGCCGCGGTGGTCGGCGAAACCGGCTGGGACGCGCTGAAGAGCCTCGCGGTGATCATGCTCGGTTTCTACGCCACCTGCCTGCTGTTCGTTTTTGTGGTGCTCGGCTCGGTGCTGTGGTTCGGCGCGCGGGTCAACCTGTTCTCGCTGCTGCGCTACCTCGGCCGCGAGTTCCTGCTGATCGTGTCGACCTCGTCGTCGGAATCGGCGCTGCCCCGGCTGATCGCGAAGATGGAGCACCTCGGGGTGAGCAAGCCGGTCGTCGGCATCACCGTGCCCACCGGGTACTCGTTCAACCTCGACGGCACCGCGATCTACCTGACCATGGCGACCCTGTTCATCGCCACCGCGCAGGGCAGCCCGCTGCCGGTCAGCGAGCAGATCTCCCTGCTGGTGTTCATGATCATCGCGTCGAAGGGCGCGGCCGGGGTCAGCGGCGCCGGCATCGCCACGCTCGCCGGTGGCCTCCAGTCGCACCGGCCCGAGCTGGTCGACGGCGTCGGCTTCATCCTCGGCATCGACCGGTTCATGTCCGAGGCCCGCGCGGTGACCAACTTCGCCGGCAACGCGGTGGCCACCGTGCTGATCGGCTCGTGGACCAAGGAGTTCGACCGCGGCCAGGCGCGGCGGGTGTTCGACGGGCAGGACCCGTTCAACGAAGCCACCCTGGTCGACGACCACAAACCCGCCGGCGGTGACGAAGCCACACCGCGGCGGGAACCGGCGGCGGTGAACTAG
- a CDS encoding response regulator, whose translation MIRVLVVEDDPVVAEAHRRYVERVAGFTVVAVVHSGGDALRACERMPVDLVLLDFFLPDSHGLAVCRALRAAGVAVDVIAVTSARDLAVVKAAVSVGVVQYLLKPFTFASLREKLERYARFRDRFTESGEVSGQADVDGVLATLRAPDHHALPKGMSAQTLEAVTEALATAAEGLSAGAAATVVGVSRVTARRYLEYLADSGLARREPHYGQVGRPEVWYRPA comes from the coding sequence GTGATCCGCGTGCTGGTGGTCGAGGACGACCCGGTGGTGGCCGAGGCGCACCGGCGTTACGTCGAGCGCGTCGCGGGCTTCACCGTGGTCGCGGTCGTGCACTCCGGCGGGGACGCGTTGCGGGCCTGTGAGCGCATGCCGGTCGACCTGGTGCTGCTGGACTTCTTCCTGCCGGACAGCCACGGCCTCGCGGTGTGCCGGGCCCTGCGTGCCGCCGGGGTCGCGGTGGACGTGATCGCGGTGACCTCCGCGCGCGACCTGGCGGTGGTGAAGGCGGCGGTGTCCGTCGGCGTGGTGCAGTACCTGCTCAAGCCGTTCACCTTCGCCTCGCTGCGGGAGAAGCTGGAGCGGTACGCGCGCTTCCGCGACCGGTTCACCGAATCCGGCGAGGTCAGCGGGCAGGCCGACGTGGACGGGGTGCTGGCCACGCTGCGGGCCCCGGACCACCACGCGCTGCCCAAGGGCATGAGCGCGCAGACGCTGGAGGCGGTCACCGAAGCGCTGGCCACCGCGGCCGAGGGCCTGTCGGCGGGTGCGGCGGCCACCGTGGTCGGCGTGTCGAGGGTGACCGCGCGGCGGTACCTGGAGTACCTGGCCGACAGCGGGCTGGCGCGGCGGGAACCGCACTACGGGCAGGTCGGCAGGCCGGAGGTCTGGTACCGCCCGGCATGA
- a CDS encoding beta-N-acetylhexosaminidase, with amino-acid sequence MTGFDGLRGLLPRPVSIEPSTGTSTVDTVTHREDGTIPPEGYRLEITPEAITLSASDAAGRFYGEQTLRQLRGPSAFRAAGFAPDPVPCGVVTDHPRFAWRGCLLDVARNFRTKAEVLRFIDLLAAHKLNVLHFHLTDDQGWRVQIPEFPRLTSVGGWRHGSMVGRHDGPERDGRPHGGFYTTDDLREIVAYAAQRHITVVPEIDVPGHSQAAIAAYPELGTGEPVEVWTSWGVNPRLLDPKESTVDFYRRVLDAVLEIFPSEVIAIGGDEVPGATERHAWFVDRMIEHLESRGRRALGWDEILDGKPATSAIIGSWRGEEAGVVAAKAGHDVVMCPEQHVYLDHRQADHPDEPIPVGFLRTLADFYAYEPYPADLPEDARPRILGAQAQVWTEHLDSVRRVDYAVFPRLCAFAEVVWSSGPRDFGEFSARLAEAHLPRLDALGVEYRALDGPHPWQRRPGVPGRPR; translated from the coding sequence ATGACCGGCTTCGATGGACTGCGCGGCCTGCTCCCCCGGCCGGTCTCGATCGAGCCATCGACTGGCACGTCCACTGTGGACACCGTGACCCATCGCGAGGACGGCACCATCCCGCCCGAGGGGTATCGGCTGGAGATCACGCCCGAAGCGATCACGCTCAGCGCCTCGGACGCGGCGGGCCGGTTCTACGGTGAGCAGACGCTGCGGCAGCTGCGCGGGCCGTCGGCGTTCCGCGCCGCCGGGTTCGCCCCGGATCCGGTGCCGTGCGGGGTGGTGACCGACCACCCGCGGTTCGCCTGGCGCGGCTGCCTGCTCGACGTGGCCCGCAACTTCCGTACCAAGGCGGAGGTGCTGCGGTTCATTGACCTGCTCGCCGCGCACAAGCTGAACGTGCTGCACTTCCACCTGACCGACGACCAGGGCTGGCGGGTGCAGATCCCGGAGTTCCCGCGGCTGACCTCGGTCGGCGGCTGGCGGCACGGGTCGATGGTGGGCAGGCACGACGGGCCGGAGCGCGACGGGCGGCCGCACGGCGGTTTCTACACCACCGACGACCTGCGGGAGATCGTCGCCTACGCGGCGCAGCGGCACATCACCGTGGTGCCGGAGATCGACGTGCCGGGGCATTCGCAGGCGGCCATCGCGGCCTACCCGGAGCTGGGCACCGGCGAGCCGGTCGAGGTGTGGACCTCGTGGGGGGTCAACCCGCGCCTGCTCGACCCGAAGGAGTCCACTGTGGACTTCTATCGCCGGGTGCTGGACGCGGTGCTGGAGATCTTTCCCAGCGAGGTCATCGCGATCGGCGGGGACGAGGTGCCCGGCGCGACCGAGCGCCACGCGTGGTTCGTGGACCGGATGATCGAACACCTGGAAAGCCGGGGACGGCGGGCGCTGGGCTGGGACGAGATCCTCGACGGCAAGCCCGCCACCTCGGCGATCATCGGCTCGTGGCGGGGCGAGGAAGCCGGCGTGGTCGCGGCCAAGGCGGGGCACGACGTGGTGATGTGCCCCGAGCAGCACGTCTACCTCGACCACCGGCAGGCCGATCACCCCGACGAGCCGATCCCGGTCGGTTTCCTGCGCACGCTGGCGGATTTCTACGCCTACGAGCCGTATCCGGCGGACCTGCCCGAGGACGCGCGGCCGCGGATCCTCGGCGCGCAGGCGCAGGTGTGGACCGAGCACCTGGATTCGGTGCGGCGCGTGGACTACGCGGTTTTCCCGCGGTTGTGCGCGTTCGCCGAGGTCGTCTGGTCCTCGGGTCCGCGTGACTTCGGCGAGTTCTCCGCGCGGCTAGCCGAGGCGCACCTGCCCCGGCTGGACGCGCTCGGTGTCGAATACCGCGCACTGGACGGCCCGCACCCGTGGCAGAGGCGGCCCGGGGTGCCGGGCCGCCCGCGCTGA
- a CDS encoding SigE family RNA polymerase sigma factor, protein MPDGFDQFAADRLDRLLRYATAVTCDRHLAQDIVQDVLLRVQRRWSRIEQMDAPYLYVKRMVTNEYLSWRHRRAARDIASSQRTLDALTPPVGDPAVRHAERDAMRARIAVLPRRQRAALVLRFYEDCTDAEIAQVLGCTESTVRSHISRALGTLRAGARLPAEVTR, encoded by the coding sequence GTGCCGGACGGGTTCGACCAGTTCGCCGCCGATCGGCTCGATCGGCTGCTGCGGTACGCCACCGCGGTGACCTGCGACCGCCACCTCGCCCAGGACATCGTGCAGGACGTGCTCCTGCGCGTGCAGCGCCGCTGGTCCCGGATCGAGCAGATGGACGCGCCGTACCTCTACGTCAAGCGCATGGTCACCAACGAGTACCTGTCGTGGCGGCACCGCCGGGCGGCACGGGACATCGCTTCCTCGCAGCGCACGCTCGACGCGCTGACCCCGCCGGTCGGTGATCCCGCGGTGCGGCACGCCGAGCGCGACGCGATGCGCGCCAGGATCGCGGTGCTGCCGCGCCGCCAGCGCGCGGCGCTCGTGCTGCGGTTCTACGAGGACTGCACCGACGCCGAGATCGCCCAGGTGCTCGGCTGCACGGAAAGCACCGTGCGCAGCCACATTTCCCGCGCGCTGGGCACGTTGCGCGCGGGTGCCCGTCTTCCCGCGGAGGTGACGCGATGA
- a CDS encoding alpha/beta fold hydrolase → MGRIGHFTTVEGRSRYFAAYEAAMRECPGVRAERDVPSRYGTVRVYRYGDSGRPPIVLLHGSHASSAMWAPNLPGLVAERTVYTVDTLGEPGASVQTVPMRDGADRARALEDVFEELGLTGFHLAGLSAGGWQTLNQARHFPGRLASIALFDPANTLGKLTRRFFAGALAAHLLPGDAAMKRFLSWTAGGGSWPEVPSTRVLLAGMTEFQSGLPFLGYPGDDVLRAVEVPVLVLIGGRSVVHDPEAAAERARTLFRDAEVELWPEATHALIGEQPERAVQRLLEFAAKHD, encoded by the coding sequence ATGGGGAGAATCGGTCATTTCACCACGGTCGAGGGGCGGTCCCGGTACTTCGCCGCGTACGAAGCGGCGATGCGGGAGTGCCCGGGGGTGCGCGCGGAACGGGACGTGCCCAGCCGGTACGGCACGGTGCGCGTCTACCGCTACGGCGATTCCGGGCGTCCGCCGATCGTGCTGCTGCACGGCTCGCACGCCAGCTCGGCGATGTGGGCGCCCAACCTGCCGGGGCTGGTCGCCGAGCGCACCGTCTACACGGTGGACACGCTCGGCGAGCCGGGCGCGAGCGTGCAGACCGTGCCGATGCGCGACGGTGCCGACCGCGCGCGTGCGCTGGAGGACGTGTTCGAGGAGCTGGGCCTGACCGGCTTCCACTTGGCGGGACTGTCCGCGGGCGGCTGGCAGACGCTGAACCAGGCACGGCATTTCCCTGGCCGGCTCGCGTCGATCGCGTTGTTCGACCCTGCCAACACGCTCGGCAAGCTGACCAGGCGGTTCTTCGCCGGGGCGCTGGCCGCGCACCTGCTGCCCGGCGACGCGGCGATGAAGCGGTTCCTGAGCTGGACCGCGGGCGGCGGCTCGTGGCCGGAGGTGCCCTCGACGCGGGTGCTGCTCGCCGGGATGACCGAGTTCCAGTCTGGCCTGCCGTTCCTCGGTTATCCGGGTGACGACGTGCTGCGGGCGGTCGAGGTGCCGGTGCTGGTGCTGATCGGCGGGCGAAGCGTGGTGCACGACCCCGAGGCGGCGGCCGAGCGTGCGCGGACGCTGTTCCGGGACGCCGAGGTGGAGCTGTGGCCGGAGGCGACGCACGCGCTGATCGGTGAGCAGCCGGAGCGGGCGGTCCAGCGCCTGCTGGAGTTCGCCGCCAAGCACGACTGA